Proteins co-encoded in one Desulfitobacterium hafniense DCB-2 genomic window:
- a CDS encoding ArsR/SmtB family transcription factor, giving the protein MNNNMGNQLISNVFKALSHPTRIQIIKLLRNGELCVCDILPNLDAEQSNTSQHLAVLKNQGIVESRKEGSKVIYSIKHNEVYEMIDFAETIILRQIEDTKTSLLNK; this is encoded by the coding sequence ATGAACAATAATATGGGTAATCAACTTATTTCTAATGTATTCAAAGCCCTTAGCCACCCTACAAGAATTCAAATTATAAAGCTTTTAAGAAATGGTGAACTGTGCGTTTGCGATATCCTACCGAATCTTGACGCAGAGCAATCGAATACATCTCAACACCTGGCTGTCCTAAAAAATCAAGGTATTGTGGAAAGCCGAAAAGAGGGTTCAAAGGTTATCTACTCCATTAAGCATAATGAGGTTTATGAAATGATTGATTTCGCTGAGACCATAATTCTTCGTCAAATAGAAGATACCAAAACATCGTTGCTCAATAAATAG
- a CDS encoding rhodanese-like domain-containing protein: MRSKAVLYLVYLILVTSLLAGCNSESTTQPSLSPAPSQSTISNTPTQDLFQTNLLEFDAWKAKMSGEINKDYYVIDLRTPAEIKLEKAIEGSINIDANETLAKGDMTIINEKLTAIPKDALILLHCKSGGRVKAHLAKFVEAGYTNVYGLNGWTAFDSKGYIGAAKINANTEHLKPNAWQAKMIGEIGKDYYIIDTRNKVDHETGNIKGAMNLGAAETFTVDHVATMAIVEQAIPNKDSVILVHCNAGTKARVTQAHLKAEGYMNVFVLDNRMIIDKAGNYTFE, encoded by the coding sequence ATGAGGTCCAAAGCAGTATTATACCTTGTATACCTGATACTGGTCACAAGCCTTCTTGCAGGCTGTAACTCCGAATCAACTACCCAACCATCGCTATCACCAGCACCATCACAGTCGACTATATCAAATACTCCTACACAAGATCTATTTCAGACTAATTTGCTAGAGTTTGACGCTTGGAAAGCAAAAATGAGTGGGGAAATCAACAAGGACTACTATGTGATAGATCTTCGTACCCCTGCTGAGATCAAGCTAGAAAAAGCTATAGAAGGCTCTATTAACATCGATGCCAATGAAACATTGGCCAAGGGCGACATGACCATTATTAACGAAAAATTAACAGCCATCCCCAAGGACGCCTTAATTCTGCTTCACTGCAAATCTGGAGGGCGTGTCAAGGCTCACCTGGCTAAATTTGTAGAAGCAGGTTATACCAATGTATATGGACTCAATGGCTGGACAGCCTTCGACTCTAAAGGTTACATTGGTGCCGCTAAAATCAATGCTAATACTGAGCACTTAAAACCTAATGCGTGGCAAGCCAAAATGATTGGTGAAATCGGTAAAGATTACTACATAATCGATACACGCAATAAGGTCGATCATGAAACTGGTAATATCAAGGGAGCCATGAATCTAGGTGCTGCCGAAACCTTCACTGTGGATCACGTTGCTACAATGGCTATCGTAGAGCAAGCCATTCCCAATAAAGATTCTGTTATTCTCGTACATTGTAATGCTGGGACTAAGGCTAGAGTAACCCAGGCTCACTTAAAGGCAGAAGGCTACATGAATGTGTTTGTTTTAGACAACAGAATGATTATCGACAAGGCTGGTAACTATACATTCGAGTAA
- a CDS encoding aminotransferase class V-fold PLP-dependent enzyme gives MIYLDNAATTWPKPPEVVQAMADFMINMGGNSGRGTHSASIQAANVVFDTRVELAELFGLKNPSRIAFTSNATHAINQALVGLLYPGDHVITSSLEHNAVVRPLKALERYGVSVTEVSGEPGNEFSLEHYRQSFQKNTKCVITLHASNVTGTLLPIEEIGKIAGEHGVKYIVDAAQTAGVFDIDLETLPIDILTFPGHKGLLGPQGTGGLALREGVNLKPLIYGGTGSLSESENQPDFLPDALESGTLNGVGIAGLGASVQYLRSLGLHVIRKRELELCQQLIDGLSEIPEVKIYGENNALNRAPIVSFNIGSLDSMFVADRLDQVYGIRSRAGMHCAPHAHRMFKTISQGVIRFSPSHFTQSEEIAEAIQAVRNLAKEFERTV, from the coding sequence ATGATTTACTTAGATAATGCTGCAACTACATGGCCTAAACCTCCTGAAGTAGTTCAAGCTATGGCTGACTTTATGATTAATATGGGTGGGAATTCTGGTAGGGGAACTCATTCCGCGTCTATTCAGGCTGCAAATGTAGTTTTTGATACACGAGTGGAGTTAGCTGAGCTTTTTGGGCTAAAGAATCCTTCGCGTATTGCTTTTACAAGCAATGCTACACACGCCATTAATCAAGCGCTGGTTGGATTGTTATACCCAGGCGATCATGTCATTACTTCATCATTGGAGCATAATGCAGTGGTTCGTCCCTTAAAAGCCTTAGAAAGATACGGTGTTTCTGTTACAGAAGTCTCTGGCGAACCGGGCAATGAATTTTCTTTAGAGCACTATCGGCAATCCTTTCAAAAAAATACAAAATGCGTAATTACCTTGCATGCATCCAATGTCACTGGAACTCTATTACCCATCGAGGAGATTGGAAAAATCGCCGGGGAACATGGCGTAAAATACATCGTTGATGCAGCCCAGACTGCGGGAGTGTTTGACATCGATCTTGAGACCCTACCTATAGATATTTTGACCTTTCCTGGTCACAAGGGCTTACTCGGTCCCCAGGGAACTGGAGGTCTAGCACTCCGGGAGGGCGTTAACCTCAAACCTTTAATTTACGGGGGGACCGGGAGCTTGTCTGAATCGGAAAACCAGCCCGATTTCTTACCGGATGCGTTGGAAAGTGGCACATTGAACGGAGTGGGAATTGCAGGACTAGGAGCAAGTGTTCAGTATCTCAGAAGCTTAGGGTTACATGTGATACGGAAAAGAGAGCTTGAGCTATGCCAACAGCTTATAGATGGGTTAAGTGAAATTCCAGAGGTAAAGATTTACGGAGAGAATAACGCTTTAAACCGAGCACCTATTGTCTCTTTTAATATCGGTTCACTAGATTCTATGTTCGTTGCTGATCGATTGGATCAAGTTTATGGAATCCGGAGCCGAGCGGGAATGCATTGCGCACCTCATGCTCACCGAATGTTCAAAACGATCAGTCAAGGAGTTATTCGGTTTAGTCCGTCGCATTTTACTCAATCTGAAGAAATTGCTGAAGCGATCCAAGCTGTTAGGAATTTGGCGAAGGAATTCGAGAGGACTGTATGA
- a CDS encoding cytochrome c biogenesis CcdA family protein: MGITTNLWLESIASAISVNTWLAPFLALVAGILTSITPCALSSVPLVIGYVGGAGQRDARKAFWLSAVFALGMSLTFTVLGTVASLLGRLLHGTGSWWYIFLGVLMLLMALQIWGIYDFVPSSYAISKNTKRGFGGAFLAGILGGFFSSPCATPVLVVLLAVVAQEGSLMWGILLLLLYSLGHSFLILIAGTSVGFVHTLSSSEKYGKLSNLLKILMGLIIMCISFYMFYIGF, translated from the coding sequence ATGGGTATAACAACAAATCTGTGGCTGGAATCGATTGCATCAGCAATATCAGTAAATACTTGGTTGGCGCCTTTTTTGGCTTTAGTTGCTGGGATTTTAACATCCATTACACCTTGTGCGCTAAGCAGTGTCCCCCTTGTGATTGGTTATGTAGGTGGTGCTGGACAGCGAGATGCAAGAAAGGCTTTCTGGCTTTCGGCAGTATTTGCACTAGGCATGTCGCTTACCTTTACCGTTTTAGGTACAGTTGCTTCGCTTTTGGGGAGACTTTTGCATGGAACGGGTTCCTGGTGGTACATATTTCTTGGTGTACTTATGCTTTTGATGGCATTGCAGATTTGGGGGATATATGATTTTGTTCCATCTTCATACGCCATCAGTAAAAATACGAAGCGTGGTTTTGGAGGGGCTTTTTTGGCAGGAATTTTAGGAGGGTTCTTCTCATCTCCCTGTGCAACGCCTGTTTTAGTGGTATTACTTGCTGTAGTGGCACAGGAAGGAAGCCTTATGTGGGGTATCTTACTTTTATTGCTCTATTCTTTAGGGCACAGTTTTCTGATCTTGATTGCAGGGACTTCAGTCGGTTTTGTACATACGTTATCATCTAGTGAGAAATATGGTAAATTAAGCAACCTACTAAAAATCCTCATGGGTTTAATCATTATGTGCATCAGCTTTTATATGTTTTATATAGGCTTCTAA
- a CDS encoding thioredoxin family protein → MGENENRKSNRIVLKIVIPLLLLSIVAGIWAMKNSDSGLASESNINPDFALHVTQELELEKLKSYGVPVVIDFGADSCIPCKEMAPVLKELNEELQGRAIVKFVDVWKYEEFAKGYPINLIPTQIFIDAEGQPYKPKDPEATQMTLYSLRETGEHVFTTHEGGLTKNQLLEILKEMGLE, encoded by the coding sequence ATGGGTGAGAACGAAAACCGGAAATCCAATCGAATTGTCCTAAAAATCGTTATCCCTCTTTTGCTATTGTCCATTGTCGCTGGTATATGGGCTATGAAGAATTCAGATAGTGGCCTTGCATCGGAAAGTAACATTAATCCTGATTTTGCATTGCATGTTACTCAAGAACTTGAGCTAGAAAAGTTAAAGTCATATGGGGTACCGGTTGTTATTGACTTTGGAGCAGATTCTTGTATTCCATGCAAAGAAATGGCTCCCGTCTTAAAAGAATTGAATGAAGAGCTGCAAGGAAGAGCAATTGTAAAGTTTGTTGATGTATGGAAATATGAGGAGTTTGCTAAAGGCTATCCCATCAACCTAATACCGACACAGATTTTTATTGATGCTGAAGGTCAGCCGTATAAACCGAAAGATCCTGAAGCAACACAAATGACGCTCTATTCTTTGAGAGAGACAGGAGAACATGTGTTTACGACACATGAAGGCGGTCTAACCAAAAATCAACTGTTAGAGATCTTGAAGGAAATGGGATTAGAATAA
- a CDS encoding DUF3343 domain-containing protein: MLYGSLIEYRALVTFPSLTQSLGAERVLKRLDCPYASIPTPRSVRSGCNTAICFPIERREIIEDLIDSGVVFLGAYEATDEGFTNL; the protein is encoded by the coding sequence ATGCTTTATGGATCATTAATTGAATATCGTGCCTTGGTTACATTTCCATCCTTAACTCAATCGCTCGGTGCAGAACGGGTGCTTAAGCGTTTAGATTGCCCCTATGCCTCGATACCTACACCGCGGAGTGTAAGATCAGGGTGTAATACGGCCATATGCTTTCCCATAGAGCGTAGAGAAATCATTGAAGATTTAATTGATAGTGGAGTTGTGTTTCTTGGGGCATATGAAGCGACGGACGAAGGGTTTACAAATTTATAA
- a CDS encoding permease, which translates to MFIFDWLNNQLLKMQWLSDLTESLVENVFGLSISDRLGGSIHFFIYDVLKIFILLSVLIFIISYIQSYFPPERTKKILGRFNGISGNILGALLGTVTPFCSCSSIPLFIGFTSAGLPLGVTFSFLISSPLVDLASVILLASIFNWKIAIAYVVVGLVLAVVGGTIIGKSKLEKYIEPFVLNNKMAEVEQEELTFKDRIDFSKNQVLDIIRRVWLYILIGVGIGAAIHNWIPQSIISAALGQDKWYSVLLATFVGMPMYADIFGTLPIAEALVLKGVGLGTALSFMMAVTALSLPSLIMLKRVVKMKLLVIFVSVVTIGILIIGYTFNIYGYLLL; encoded by the coding sequence ATGTTTATTTTTGATTGGTTAAATAACCAGCTGTTAAAAATGCAGTGGCTTTCGGATTTAACAGAAAGCTTAGTTGAAAATGTGTTTGGCCTTAGCATCTCTGATCGTTTAGGCGGCAGCATTCACTTTTTCATCTACGATGTCCTTAAAATATTCATCTTGTTATCAGTATTAATATTTATAATTTCCTATATTCAAAGTTACTTCCCACCTGAAAGGACAAAGAAAATCCTCGGTAGATTTAATGGGATCTCGGGAAATATTCTCGGTGCACTCCTAGGTACCGTAACTCCCTTTTGTTCATGTTCCTCCATACCCCTTTTTATTGGATTTACCAGTGCCGGCCTCCCTCTAGGTGTTACTTTTTCGTTCCTCATCTCTTCTCCACTTGTCGATTTAGCCTCTGTAATTTTGCTGGCAAGTATCTTCAATTGGAAAATTGCTATTGCCTATGTGGTTGTGGGGCTTGTTCTTGCGGTGGTCGGAGGAACCATTATTGGAAAGTCAAAGTTAGAAAAATATATCGAGCCTTTTGTGCTTAACAATAAAATGGCTGAGGTTGAACAAGAAGAGCTGACCTTTAAAGATCGAATCGATTTTTCTAAAAATCAAGTTCTGGATATTATTAGAAGAGTTTGGTTATATATACTGATTGGTGTCGGGATCGGGGCTGCCATTCATAACTGGATTCCTCAGTCAATAATCTCTGCTGCACTGGGACAGGACAAATGGTATTCTGTATTACTGGCTACATTTGTCGGTATGCCTATGTATGCTGATATTTTTGGAACGTTACCAATTGCTGAAGCTCTTGTCTTAAAAGGAGTCGGACTCGGAACTGCACTATCCTTCATGATGGCTGTTACGGCACTGTCTCTTCCTTCACTGATTATGCTAAAAAGAGTGGTCAAAATGAAGCTTCTTGTCATCTTCGTCAGTGTTGTTACCATAGGGATTCTCATAATTGGGTATACCTTTAATATTTATGGTTACTTGCTATTGTAA
- a CDS encoding thioredoxin family protein, which yields MVIKILGTGCANCKKLEANAKEAIKELGLDAVVEKVEDLQAIMAYGVMKTPALVVNEQVKVMGKVLSAEEIKKYLN from the coding sequence ATGGTTATTAAAATTCTAGGGACAGGTTGTGCTAATTGTAAAAAGTTAGAGGCAAATGCTAAAGAAGCGATTAAAGAATTAGGGCTTGATGCTGTTGTCGAAAAAGTTGAGGATCTTCAAGCCATTATGGCCTATGGCGTCATGAAAACCCCGGCTCTTGTAGTTAATGAACAAGTAAAAGTCATGGGAAAAGTGCTCTCTGCGGAAGAGATAAAGAAATATCTTAACTAA
- a CDS encoding metalloregulator ArsR/SmtB family transcription factor: MKGDMLMTSSLTNIFKILSDETRLRVLILLYQEELCVCELSGVLDLPQPKISKSLSKLRDTNLVSDMRKEKFVFYSLKKENQTLINILRSILRDLESYPQLITDQNRLEDKEIYLNACCNLKED, encoded by the coding sequence ATGAAAGGAGATATGCTTATGACATCATCATTAACTAATATCTTTAAAATATTATCTGACGAAACTCGATTAAGAGTACTTATTCTCTTGTACCAGGAGGAACTGTGTGTTTGTGAGCTCAGTGGAGTATTAGATCTTCCACAACCTAAAATTTCAAAAAGTTTATCCAAATTGAGAGACACAAACCTGGTTTCTGATATGAGAAAGGAGAAATTTGTTTTTTATTCATTAAAAAAGGAAAATCAAACTCTCATTAATATCTTAAGGAGTATTTTGAGGGACCTAGAATCTTACCCTCAACTCATCACTGATCAGAATCGCCTCGAAGACAAGGAAATATACCTGAATGCGTGCTGTAACCTCAAAGAGGATTAA
- a CDS encoding 4Fe-4S binding protein has translation MSKNWYPVIDYETCTECGACVAKVPTGFTNQTPINQR, from the coding sequence ATGTCAAAGAACTGGTACCCGGTAATTGACTATGAGACCTGTACAGAGTGCGGTGCCTGTGTCGCAAAAGTACCCACGGGGTTTACGAACCAAACACCAATAAACCAAAGGTAA